Proteins from one Podospora pseudoanserina strain CBS 124.78 chromosome 1, whole genome shotgun sequence genomic window:
- the VPS17 gene encoding Vacuolar protein sorting-associated protein 17 (BUSCO:EOG09261IEH; COG:U; EggNog:ENOG503NV7M), giving the protein MDYSASIPDDHAAEASPWGNSPSSSPRQDQTGFGSSIAGLTGDAPPSRYRFPSHSSNNGLHGDGGFGASDSDYKRPDTASTVSAAESHGVEPSMDEPGGVQHYTENHASGAGDHGPSSPGPQHQHQQQQQSQNPAAEGAPQSQDRPQQQQPRRSQAPQFKLQAKITGLERTGRKDPILRFDVHTNFPAFRTTQYRDVRRLHSEFIKLAEHLISANPEAIVPAVPPALTSAGAGTEEDEIRVKALLQRWFNYVCSSEVLARDPEMVLFVESDFGYSPMVKKKQPATGVRRKILKQFAPPPDDTPELQEARPIVKLFYLGAMDAGHKVDKLVKSRRGLGLAESDFGVKLGNMHVQELHPGLANAYRKLGKIVQTVGDFHAAQATAEATTIGDPFQYHSQDAFIVKETLTNRQILIREFLQAQEQTRSKLNAADRLKASSNVRREKVDEAIGALHEARETETALYQKTTRVTQNLVHERRKWFARTAADLRLSIREYVIREIEAERRTLALLESVRPDIRAIDSSGGLSRLGREAHPPVRRVSMATSQGPKGDAWSGVPRRHDSNMSRSVSGSFMAGSVSEEGEEGGEGGYDQGARTRALSGGGGSVAGNLPGLAEEDDEDRVDARNAASRLATSTF; this is encoded by the exons ATGGACTACAGCGCATCGATACCAGACGACCATGCTGCCGAGGCTTCGCCTTGGGGTAACTCTCCCAGTTCCTCGCCCAGACAGGATCAGACCGGCTTCGGCTCCAGCATCGCCGGGCTGACGGGCGATGCCCCGCCCTCCCGTTACCGATTCCCCTCCCACAGCTCCAACAATGGTCTCCACGGCGATGGCGGGTTCGGCGCAAGCGATTCTGATTATAAGCGACCAGACACTGCGAGCACTGTCTCAGCTGCCGAATCCCATGGCGTGGAGCCCAGTATGGACGAGCCGGGCGGCGTCCAGCATTACACGGAAAACCACGCTTCAGGGGCTGGCGACCATGGGCCATCATCTCCAGGacctcagcatcagcatcagcagcagcaacaatcGCAAAATCCTGCGGCCGAAGGGGCACCCCAGAGTCAAGACCggccgcaacagcagcagccccggCGATCGCAGGCGCCCCAGTTCAAATTGCAGGCCAAGATCACTGGGCTGGAACGGACGGGAAGGAAGGATCCTATTTTGAGATTTGATGTACAT acaaacTTCCCTGCCTTTAGAACGACACAGTACCGCGATGTACGCCGTCTCCACTCTGAATTCATCAAGCTTGCCGAGCACTTGATCTCGGCCAACCCCGAGGCTATTGTGCCGGCGGTACCGCCAGCTTTGACATCCGCCGGTGCGggcaccgaggaggatgagattcGTGTCAAGGCGCTCCTCCAGCGGTGGTTCAACTACGTCTGCAGCAGCGAGGTGTTGGCCAGAGATCCTGAAATGGTGCTTTTCGTGGAGAGCGATTTCGGCTACAGCCCCATGGTAAAAAAGAAGCAGCCGGCTACTGGTGTGCGCAGAAAGATCTTGAAGCAGTTTGCCCCGCCCCCAGATGACACTCCTGAGCTGCAGGAGGCCCGCCCCATTGTCAAGCTATTTTATTTGGGAGCGATGGATGCTGGGCACAAGGTTGACAAGCTTGTCAAGTCACGCAGAG GTCTCGGACTTGCCGAATCCGACTTTGGCGTCAAACTTGGCAACATGCACGTTCAAGAGCTCCATCCAGGGCTAGCCAATGCCTATCGCAAGCTAGGCAAGATCGTCCAGACCGTCGGCGACTTCCACGCCGCCCAAGCAACAGCTGAGGCTACCACCATTGGTGACCCCTTCCAATACCACTCTCAGGATGCCTTCATCGTCAAGGAGACCCTCACGAACCGCCAAATTTTGATTCGCGAGTTCCTCCAAGCCCAGGAGCAAACCCGCAGCAAACTCAACGCGGCCGACCGCCTCAAAGCCTCCTCCAATGTCCGCCGCGAGAAAGTCGACGAAGCCATTGGCGCCCTGCACGAAGCGCGTGAGACAGAAACGGCACTCTACCAAAAGACCACCCGCGTCACACAAAATTTGGTTCACGAACGGCGCAAGTGGTTCGCTCGCACGGCAGCCGATCTACGGCTCTCCATCCGTGAATACGTGATTCGTGAAATCGAAGCCGAAAGGCGCACACTGGCACTCCTCGAGTCTGTGCGACCCGACATTCGAGCGATCGACTCTAGCGGTGGGCTCTCGCGTCTCGGGAGAGAGGCTCATCCGCCTGTCAGACGGGTCAGCATGGCTACCTCACAGGGACCCAAGGGCGACGCCTGGAGTGGTGTTCCTAGACGGCACGACAGCAACATGAGCAGGAGTGTCTCGGGAAGCTTTATGGCTGGCAGCGTTtccgaggaaggggaggaaggcggagagggcggttACGATCAGGGGGCAAGGACGCGGGCGTTgagcggtggcggcggttcGGTGGCTGGGAATCTGCCGGGTTTAGCggaagaggacgacgaggacagGGTCGATGCGAGAAATGCGGCCAGTCGGTTGGCTACAAGCACCTTCTAA
- the MEF2 gene encoding Ribosome-releasing factor 2, mitochondrial (EggNog:ENOG503NV1B; COG:J): MFTTVSSHVCRHGQGKLLLRLLVLKNARLCNSNSSIGKGIRSYATEHAHHEARIENIRNIGIIAHVDAGKTTTTERMLYHSGRTRHIGNVDHGNTTTDFLPMERERGITIQSAAVTFQWPPKSVLPNGQESKTINLIDTPGHQDFRYEVDRCLPILDGAVCIMDGVKGVETHTERVWQSAHLSNIPRLLYVNKLDRDGASFKRAVQEAAARLKTWPLLCQIPWWQKDEFVGVIDVIHEVGLRFSKNSGAMTVVPKETLATHNPALKDEMEKARLHLIDKLSDQDEGIMEEYLERDINVSSGTIKKAIRRLIIDGEAKFTPVFAGSSLTNIGVQPLLEAVVDYLPNPSERPELRLITGSKTVTFSEFMETAPKKKGAPHQKPEPVLSVSHVFKVVDSGARGLMSWVRTYHGSLSRSSHMWNSNMHVFEKPQNIMHVSAKDYHDIQTLPTGHIGAMTGLKQARTGDTLLTFPGHQAQAPEAYRSVRIKAPETPPAVAFISIEPYTKTAGDKIVDALQRLSREDPSIRWHKDERSEQLILSGMGLLHLEIAQDRLLTHYKIEKETAIWGDIEVEYSECLFAPTRPHHHEYDRALRGVAGRAACTVLLEPLKACHHDTLLESSIERDGNIIHVSIPLPENTDELPFDTETVRQQLFNGAIAGLSRGPRRSAPVRKCHVHITFDPEKDWSKNSTGGHITNAALFAVRAALKEAHENAQVGILEPFTNFTIHCPEEASHAIQHDISSARGGQVMEVRKPEEDDYSGSVDGQGGERIDLTRVYVPPDPYEGVQSLRDEGKKMSGSVRMLHIMGKAPLKEMMKYDGHLRSMTGGRHTLTLDPGEFELVTGPREKALALEG; this comes from the exons ATGTTCACCACCGTCTCATCCCATGTCTGCCGCCACGGCCAGGGGAAGCTCTTGCTTCGTCTCTTAGTTCTAAAAAATGCCCGGCTGTGCAATTCCAACAGCTCAATTGGAAAAGGCATCAGGAGCTATGCAACCGAACATGCTCACCACGAGGCGAGGATTGAGAACATCCGCAACATTGGCATCATTGCCCACGTTGATGCTGGCAAGACTACGACTACGGAACGCATGCTCTATCACAGCGGCCGTACAAGGCATATTGGAA ATGTTGACCACGGCAATACCACGACAGATTTCCTTCCCATGGAAAGGGAGAGAGGAATCACCATTCAATCAGCCGCTGTGACTTTTCAATGGCCACCAAAATCCGTCTTACCCAACGGTCAGGAGTCAAaaaccatcaacctcatcgacACCCCTGGCCATCAGGATTTTCGTTACGAGGTCGACCGTTGTCTGCCTATCCTCGACGGTGCCGTCTGTATCATGGATGGTGTAAAAGGGGTTGAAACCCATACCGAGCGCGTCTGGCAGTCGGCCCATCTTTCTAACATCCCCAGACTCTTGTATGTGAACAAGCTCGATCGCGACGGTGCTTCCTTCAAGCGAGCAGTTCAAGAGGCGGCGGCCAGGCTCAAAACCTGGCCTTTGCTCTGCCAGATTCCCTGGTGGCAAAAAGACGAATTCGTTGGTGTTATCGATGTCATTCATGAAGTTGGCCTCAGATTCTCCAAGAATTCCGGTGCCATGACGGTGGTACCGAAGGAGACCCTCGCCACACACAACCCTGCCCTcaaggatgagatggagaaggcccGTCTCCACTTGATTGACAAGCTCTCGGACCAGGATGAAGGCATTATGGAAGAGTATCTCGAACGTGACATCAATGTGTCTTCCGGAACGATCAAAAAGGCTATCCGCCGGCTAATTATCGATGGAGAGGCCAAGTTCACCCCAGTGTTTGCTGGCTCAAGCCTGACCAACATCGGCGTTCAACCTCTACTTGAAGCTGTGGTTGACTACCTCCCGAACCCTTCTGAGCGGCCAGAGTTGCGTCTCATTACAGGTTCCAAGACCGTCACGTTTTCTGAATTCATGGAGACGGCCCCGAAGAAGAAAGGCGCCCCGCACCAAAAGCCAGAGCCAGTATTGTCGGTATCTCACGTCttcaaggtggtggatagCGGGGCACGAGGCTTGATGAGCTGGGTACGCACATATCATGGCAGTCtcagcagaagcagccacATGTGGAACAGCAACATGCACGTCTTTGAAAAGCCGCAAAACATCATGCATGTTTCTGCCAAGGATTACCACGACATCCAAACCCTTCCAACCGGGCACATCGGGGCCATGACTGGCCTCAAACAAGCACGCACTGGAGACACGTTGTTGACATTCCCGGGCCACCAAGCACAGGCTCCCGAGGCGTACAGGAGCGTTCGCATCAAGGCCCCGGAGACCCCTCCAGCGGTCGCCTTTATATCGATCGAACCATATACCAAGACAGCTGGCGACAAGATCGTGGATGCCCTCCAACGTCTCTCCAGAGAGGACCCAAGTATTAGATGGCACAAAGACGAAAGATCGGAGCAGCTCATTCTTTCTGGCATGGGGCTTCTCCACCTCGAGATCGCCCAAGACCGCCTTTTAACGCATTACAAGATCGAAAAGGAGACGGCCATCTGGGGTGATATTGAGGTTGAGTACTCGGAATGCCTCTTTGCCCCCACTCGCCCCCACCATCATGAGTACGACCGTGCTCTCCGTGGTGTTGCTGGCAGAGCTGCTTGTACAGTCCTTCTCGAGCCCCTCAAGGCGTGCCACCACGACACTCTGCTTGAGTCCAGTATCGAGCGCGACGGCAATATTATTCACGTCTCGATTCCTCTGCCCGAAAACACGGATGAGCTTCCATTTGACACCGAGACAGTCCGCCAGCAGCTATTCAACGGCGCCATCGCCGGCCTCTCCCGCGGTCCCCGCCGCAGCGCCCCTGTTAGAAAGTGTCATGTTCACATTACCTTTGACCCAGAGAAGGACTGGAGTAAGAACTCTACGGGTGGGcacatcaccaacgccgCGCTTTTTGCTGTGCGCGCAGCGCTGAAGGAAGCCCATGAGAACGCTCAAGTCGGTATACTGGAGCCTTTTACAAACTTTACCATTCACTGCCCCGAAGAAGCATCGCATGCCATCCAGCACGATATTAGCTCTGCGCGCGGCGGtcaggtgatggaggtgcgCAAGCCCGAAGAGGATGACTACTCTGGTAGCGTGGACGGCCAGGGCGGGGAAAGGATTGACCTAACCAGGGTCTATGTTCCTCCTGATCCGTATGAGGGCGTGCAGAGTCTGAGGGACGAAGGTAAGAAGATGAGCGGCAGTGTGAGGATGTTGCATATCATGGGCAAGGCTCCCctgaaggagatgatgaagtACGATGGGCATCTGAGGAGCATGACGGGCGGCAGGCATACCCTCACCCTGGATCCGGGTGAGTTTGAGCTTGTAACGGGTCCAAGGGAAAAGGCTCTTGCTTTGGAAGGTTGA